One Papaver somniferum cultivar HN1 chromosome 10, ASM357369v1, whole genome shotgun sequence genomic window carries:
- the LOC113315590 gene encoding zinc finger BED domain-containing protein RICESLEEPER 1-like codes for MSGLKKGIRQDVKTRWNSTYLMLDSCILYKPVLSHLKLVDSDYEDCPTNEEWEQIEVVTKLLKVFHELTKVFSGSKYPTSNLYFERICQVQVLLKKESRSNIEFIRNMVKEMQAKFDSYWKDLSPILAMAVVLDPRSKMNFVKFTYSKLYPDERELECQVNKVHSNIKALFNEYYTLSSSRASNSCAAQNLNVQNGGNFAAQEGMSCQQEYVATQECGGNVLTDLSELDEYLGETYRGCLNSLDILNYWKNQEQ; via the exons ATGTCTGGTCTGAAAAAGGGTATTCGGCAAGACGTAAAGACAAG gtggaattcaacttatcttatGTTAGACAGTTGTATCTTGTATAAGCCAGTTTTATCTCATTTGAAGTTGGTGGATTCAGACTATGAAGATTGTCCAACTAATGAAGAATGGGAACAAATTGAAGTAGTCACAAAGTTGCTCAAGGTGTTTCATGAACTCACAAAGGTTttttctggtagtaagtatcctacttCCAATCTGTATTTTGAAAGAATTTGTCAAGTTCAGGTGTTACTAAAGAAAGAGAGCAGAAGTAATATTGAATTCATTAGGAACATGGTAAAAGAGATGCAAGCAAAATTTGATAGTTACTGGAAGGATTTGAGTCCTATATTGGCTATGGcagttgtgttagatcctagatcgAAAATGAATTTTGTGAAATTTACTTACTCCAAGTTGTATCCTGATGAGAGAGAACTAGAATGTCAAGTTAATAAAGTGCATAGTAATATAAAAGCACTTTTTAATGAGTATTACACCTTATCAAGTTCAAGAGCTTCCAACAGTTGTGCAGCTCAAAATTTGAATGTTCAAAATGGTGGGAATTTTGCTGcccaagaaggga TGTCTTGTCAACAGGAATATGTTGCAACACAGGAATGTGGTGGTAATGTATTAACTGACTTGTCAGAGTTAGATGAATACCTTGGCGAGACGTACAGAGGTTGTCTAAATTCACTAGACATCCTAAACTATTGGAAGAACCAGGAACAATAA